In the Gemmatimonadota bacterium genome, one interval contains:
- the lptB gene encoding LPS export ABC transporter ATP-binding protein has protein sequence MSVPTPTSRRAVDTRLPASGSVLEASGLVKVYRKRRVVNDVAVRLQQGEIVGLLGPNGAGKTTTFYMIVGLIQPENGSIKLDGEEITRMPMFKRARRGIGYLSQEPSIFRKLTVEDNILAILETLPITKEERRSRLEGLLDELSIKHLRHSRAYALSGGERRRLEITRALVSQPKFMMLDEPFAGVDPIAVHDIQTIVAGLRHRGIGVLISDHNVEQTLDIVDRAYIMFDGQVKVSGTVRELVFDDEVSRIYLGPTLTARLRARFSAEQAPHEELPA, from the coding sequence GTGTCGGTTCCGACCCCCACGTCCCGGCGCGCCGTCGACACGAGGCTCCCCGCGTCGGGCAGCGTGCTCGAGGCCAGCGGCCTCGTGAAGGTCTATCGCAAGCGGCGGGTCGTGAATGACGTCGCCGTGCGGCTGCAACAGGGAGAGATCGTCGGGCTCCTCGGGCCCAATGGGGCTGGCAAGACCACGACGTTCTACATGATCGTCGGGCTCATCCAGCCCGAAAACGGGTCGATCAAGCTCGATGGCGAGGAGATCACCCGCATGCCAATGTTCAAGCGCGCGCGGCGGGGGATCGGCTATCTTTCGCAAGAGCCATCGATCTTCCGCAAGCTCACGGTGGAGGACAACATCCTCGCGATCCTCGAGACGTTGCCAATCACCAAGGAGGAGCGTCGATCACGGTTGGAGGGATTGCTCGACGAACTGAGCATCAAGCACCTGCGACACAGCCGTGCCTACGCCCTGTCGGGTGGGGAACGGCGGCGACTCGAGATCACCCGGGCGCTGGTCTCGCAGCCCAAGTTCATGATGCTCGATGAGCCGTTCGCCGGCGTCGACCCGATCGCCGTCCATGACATCCAAACGATCGTGGCCGGGCTGCGCCATCGCGGCATCGGAGTGCTCATCAGCGACCACAACGTGGAACAAACGCTCGATATCGTCGACCGGGCTTACATCATGTTCGACGGCCAGGTGAAGGTCTCAGGAACCGTGCGCGAGCTCGTCTTCGACGACGAGGTCTCGCGCATCTACCTCGGTCCCACCCTCACCGCTCGTCTCCGCGCACGCTTTTCGGCGGAACAGGCGCCCCACGAGGAGCTCCCCGCATGA
- the rpoN gene encoding RNA polymerase factor sigma-54, giving the protein MRQELKINPRLYQAMDLLYMPLLDLQQHLKQELLNNPFLEMTEPDEEDSEEEEEREGEEGPVDLTEPETAPPEEREAVNNDTIDWEEILLDGFETGGVREEHEEREYYEPVSVDRRDLDDHLKDQISLLELTPRQLLLADEFLGNINEDGYLTCAIPEIVEGINEVVARAAEKEGFLGELPLYRLDEADDMLRIVQTLDPPGVGARDLRECLLLQLRDLKHEETLQYRLVRDAFDELIAHRWSEISKRFGISAQDVQQAADEIAKLDPKPGLRYSNANDGYIVPDLVVEKIDGAYHVFINDGNLPRLKLSRAYQEIARDKKKFDGENKEFISSKLNSANWMIQAIEQRRQTMLKVMNYIVDRQRDFFEKGVQYLKPLTLREVAEVIAMHESTVSRVTNEKFVQTPRGVLPLKFFFSSGLSTTGGEDVSARGIKDQIEKLVTNEDPKNPLTDQAIVNILRDSGVNIARRTVAKYRDQLGVLSARMRKRV; this is encoded by the coding sequence ATGCGGCAGGAGCTGAAGATCAATCCACGCCTCTACCAGGCGATGGATCTGCTCTACATGCCCCTGCTCGACCTCCAGCAGCACCTCAAGCAGGAGCTCCTGAACAACCCCTTCCTGGAGATGACCGAGCCCGACGAAGAGGACTCGGAAGAAGAGGAGGAGCGCGAGGGCGAGGAAGGGCCGGTCGACCTGACCGAGCCCGAGACGGCCCCCCCGGAGGAGCGCGAGGCGGTCAACAACGACACCATCGACTGGGAGGAGATCCTCCTCGACGGCTTCGAGACCGGCGGCGTACGGGAGGAACACGAGGAGCGCGAGTACTACGAGCCCGTATCGGTCGACCGCCGCGACCTCGACGACCACCTGAAGGACCAGATCTCCCTGCTCGAACTCACGCCGCGGCAGTTGCTCCTGGCGGACGAGTTCCTGGGCAACATCAACGAGGACGGCTACCTCACCTGCGCCATCCCCGAGATCGTCGAGGGGATCAACGAGGTCGTCGCGCGCGCCGCCGAAAAGGAGGGGTTCCTCGGCGAGCTCCCGCTGTATCGGCTGGATGAAGCCGACGACATGCTCCGCATCGTGCAGACGCTCGACCCGCCCGGCGTGGGCGCGCGCGACCTGCGCGAGTGCCTCTTGTTGCAGCTGCGCGACCTCAAGCATGAGGAGACGCTGCAGTATCGCCTGGTCCGCGACGCATTCGACGAGCTCATCGCCCACCGCTGGAGCGAGATCTCCAAGCGATTCGGCATCAGCGCGCAGGACGTGCAGCAGGCGGCCGACGAGATCGCCAAGCTCGACCCCAAGCCGGGGCTGCGCTACAGCAATGCCAACGACGGCTACATCGTCCCCGATCTCGTGGTCGAGAAGATCGACGGCGCGTACCACGTCTTCATCAACGATGGCAACCTCCCGCGCCTCAAGCTGAGCCGCGCCTACCAGGAGATTGCCCGCGACAAGAAGAAGTTCGATGGCGAAAACAAGGAATTCATCTCGTCCAAGCTCAATTCGGCCAACTGGATGATCCAGGCCATCGAGCAGCGCCGCCAGACGATGCTCAAGGTCATGAACTACATCGTCGACCGGCAGCGCGACTTCTTCGAGAAGGGGGTGCAGTACCTCAAGCCGCTCACCCTGCGCGAGGTGGCCGAGGTCATCGCCATGCACGAGAGTACGGTGAGTCGCGTGACGAACGAGAAGTTCGTGCAGACCCCGCGCGGCGTCCTCCCGCTCAAGTTCTTCTTCTCCTCCGGACTCAGCACCACCGGCGGCGAAGACGTCTCGGCGCGTGGCATCAAGGACCAGATCGAGAAGCTGGTCACCAACGAGGACCCGAAGAACCCGCTCACCGACCAGGCGATCGTCAACATCCTGCGCGACAGCGGGGTCAACATCGCCCGTCGCACCGTGGCGAAGTATCGCGACCAGTTGGGGGTGCTCTCGGCGCGCATGCGCAAGCGGGTATGA
- a CDS encoding glycosyltransferase family 2 protein: MTPRVLRVSVLVPAKDEAENLPLFMEQVEEAFQTFDQGFEVIVIDDGSVDDSWAVLERLRARYPFLRTARHRSRRGIADALRTGYLAARGDILVFYPADLQFKPADIPRLVAPILADEADMVTGFKEGKYEKAFVSSVYNRLSRLLFHVPVKDLNSVKAYRREIMDILPTRPDWHRYMIVLAAAQGYTVTEIPVPLFPRHAGKSKFGIGRIPVGVLDMLAVWFELRFAQKPLLLFGMLGAGLFAIGAFAGLAALVWLALTGVGLRAVWTVIQTCLILGSVFFATGLLGEQIAGVRAQLRELRRVTDELRDGSRDG; encoded by the coding sequence ATGACCCCGCGGGTCCTGCGCGTCTCCGTCCTCGTCCCCGCCAAGGATGAAGCGGAGAACCTCCCGCTGTTCATGGAGCAGGTGGAGGAAGCCTTCCAGACGTTCGATCAGGGCTTCGAGGTCATCGTCATCGACGACGGCTCGGTCGACGACTCGTGGGCGGTGCTGGAGCGCCTGCGCGCGCGCTACCCGTTCCTGCGCACCGCGCGGCATCGGTCGCGCCGGGGGATCGCCGATGCGCTGCGCACGGGCTACCTCGCGGCGCGTGGCGACATCCTCGTCTTCTATCCCGCCGACCTGCAATTCAAGCCGGCCGACATTCCGCGGTTGGTCGCGCCCATCCTGGCCGATGAAGCGGACATGGTCACCGGCTTCAAGGAAGGGAAGTACGAGAAGGCGTTCGTCTCGTCCGTGTACAACAGGCTGAGCCGCCTCCTCTTTCACGTTCCGGTCAAGGATCTCAATAGCGTGAAGGCGTATCGTCGGGAGATCATGGACATCCTCCCGACGCGCCCCGACTGGCACCGCTACATGATCGTGCTCGCCGCGGCCCAGGGCTACACGGTCACCGAGATCCCCGTCCCGCTCTTTCCTCGCCACGCCGGCAAGTCGAAGTTTGGGATTGGGCGCATTCCGGTCGGTGTGCTCGACATGCTCGCCGTCTGGTTCGAGTTGCGCTTCGCGCAGAAGCCGCTCCTCCTCTTCGGCATGCTGGGGGCGGGGCTCTTCGCCATCGGGGCGTTCGCCGGGCTCGCCGCGCTCGTCTGGCTCGCCCTCACCGGCGTGGGCCTGCGCGCCGTCTGGACCGTCATCCAGACCTGTCTCATCCTCGGGTCGGTCTTCTTCGCCACCGGACTCCTCGGGGAGCAGATCGCCGGCGTGCGCGCGCAGCTGCGCGAGCTGCGGCGCGTCACCGATGAACTTCGCGACGGGTCGCGCGATGGCTGA
- a CDS encoding glycosyltransferase, with protein MADAPRLRVLFLTHSYPRVPGDAAGSFLLHLATALRGEGVEVRVIAPAGEGLPAHDTFDGIRVDRFHYAPRRYENLAYTGEMAQEVQRSWRAKVALVGFLGAQFGVATRVRREFSPQLVHAHWWFPGGLVGTWVAGLGRLPLVTTMHGTDVRLARAKSFARPLFRRVMHQSCAVTTVSRWLAAEVHDMVPDVTPLVAPMPVSTALFAPGDTRTTDRVLFVGRLNAQKGIALLLDAVARMRHRVHFDLVGDGSDAPVLRAQAERLGIADRLTWHGALPQTALPALYQRASALVVPSIGEGLGLVAVEAQLCGAPVVAFESGGITDTVTHGETGLLVPPGDVNALAEALDRLFDDPELRLALGRAGRMSALGDFAPESAARRYATLYRTIVAP; from the coding sequence ATGGCTGACGCGCCTCGCCTGCGCGTCCTCTTCCTCACCCACTCGTATCCCCGCGTCCCTGGCGACGCCGCCGGGTCGTTCCTCTTGCACCTGGCGACGGCGCTGCGCGGGGAAGGGGTCGAGGTCCGCGTCATCGCCCCGGCGGGAGAAGGGCTCCCGGCGCACGACACGTTCGACGGCATTCGCGTCGACCGCTTCCACTACGCGCCGCGTCGCTATGAGAACCTCGCCTACACCGGCGAGATGGCGCAGGAGGTGCAACGCTCGTGGCGCGCGAAGGTGGCCCTCGTCGGCTTCCTCGGGGCGCAGTTCGGCGTTGCCACGCGCGTCCGACGGGAGTTCTCCCCGCAGCTGGTGCATGCGCACTGGTGGTTCCCGGGGGGGCTCGTCGGCACGTGGGTCGCCGGGCTGGGGCGACTCCCGCTCGTCACCACCATGCACGGCACCGACGTGCGCCTGGCGCGCGCCAAGAGCTTCGCGCGCCCGCTCTTCCGCCGCGTCATGCACCAGTCGTGCGCCGTCACCACCGTCTCGCGGTGGCTCGCCGCCGAGGTGCACGACATGGTCCCGGACGTGACGCCGCTCGTCGCTCCGATGCCCGTCTCCACGGCGCTCTTTGCCCCTGGCGACACACGCACGACAGACCGCGTGCTCTTCGTGGGACGCCTCAACGCCCAGAAGGGGATCGCGCTCCTCCTGGATGCCGTCGCGCGCATGCGCCACCGCGTCCACTTCGACCTCGTGGGCGACGGCTCCGACGCACCGGTCCTTCGCGCCCAGGCCGAGCGCCTCGGAATCGCCGATCGCCTCACCTGGCACGGGGCGCTTCCGCAGACCGCGCTGCCGGCGTTGTATCAGCGGGCCTCCGCCCTCGTCGTGCCGAGCATCGGCGAAGGGCTCGGGCTCGTGGCGGTCGAGGCGCAGCTCTGCGGGGCCCCCGTCGTCGCCTTCGAGAGTGGTGGCATCACCGATACCGTGACGCACGGCGAAACCGGCCTCCTCGTCCCACCGGGCGACGTCAATGCCCTCGCCGAGGCGCTCGACCGGCTCTTCGATGATCCCGAACTGCGCTTGGCGTTAGGCAGGGCGGGGCGCATGTCCGCGCTCGGCGACTTCGCCCCCGAGTCCGCGGCGCGGCGGTACGCCACCCTCTACCGCACGATCGTTGCGCCGTAG
- a CDS encoding flippase-like domain-containing protein — MRRSATRLVFALLAVAAVLLAARAIASQWRAFRDSGAHLSPRWSLIALSSVLVLVAYAVLVETWRRTVRAWDAELPWGEAARIWFISNLGRYLPGKVWQIGAMGVMAQEQGVSVVAATGSALVINLVNLLAGFGVVLVTGAEFFEARNAALAFGALLLAGIVLAPRLVPFIGRLAGKVIGRPLDVPTLPDRAVWLAAVGCVVAWLLYGVAFQCFVAGILGQAPGRTSSYIAAFTGSYLAGYIALFAPGGIGVREGSLIFALGRFGLAQAGAAGVISLTSRLWLTVLEVLPGLVFLAVDALRGRRPTSSTPS, encoded by the coding sequence TTGCGCCGTAGCGCCACGCGGCTGGTCTTCGCGCTCCTGGCCGTCGCCGCGGTCCTCCTTGCCGCGCGAGCCATCGCCAGCCAGTGGCGCGCCTTTCGCGATTCCGGCGCCCACCTCTCCCCGCGCTGGTCGCTCATCGCGCTCTCGAGCGTCCTCGTCCTCGTCGCCTATGCCGTCCTCGTCGAAACGTGGCGGCGGACCGTGCGTGCCTGGGACGCTGAACTGCCGTGGGGCGAGGCGGCCCGCATCTGGTTCATCTCCAACCTCGGGCGCTACCTCCCCGGCAAGGTCTGGCAGATCGGCGCCATGGGGGTCATGGCACAGGAGCAGGGGGTGTCGGTCGTCGCCGCCACCGGCTCCGCACTGGTCATCAACCTCGTCAACCTGCTCGCGGGCTTCGGGGTCGTGCTGGTGACCGGTGCCGAGTTCTTCGAGGCGCGAAACGCCGCCCTCGCTTTCGGCGCGCTCCTGCTCGCAGGCATCGTTCTGGCGCCGCGCCTTGTCCCATTCATCGGGCGTCTCGCCGGAAAGGTGATCGGGCGCCCGCTCGACGTCCCCACGCTCCCCGATCGAGCCGTCTGGCTCGCCGCCGTCGGGTGCGTGGTCGCCTGGCTGCTGTACGGCGTGGCGTTCCAGTGCTTCGTGGCGGGGATCCTCGGGCAGGCCCCGGGGCGTACGTCGTCGTACATCGCCGCCTTCACCGGATCCTATCTGGCGGGCTACATTGCGTTGTTTGCGCCGGGAGGCATCGGCGTGCGGGAAGGGTCGCTCATCTTCGCGTTAGGCCGGTTCGGGCTGGCGCAGGCTGGGGCGGCCGGGGTCATCTCCCTCACGTCGCGGCTCTGGCTCACCGTGCTCGAGGTCCTCCCGGGCCTCGTCTTCCTGGCTGTCGACGCCCTGCGGGGGCGTCGCCCTACATCGTCCACCCCGTCATGA
- a CDS encoding YfhO family protein — protein MTRSPDVAAPVGPPPAAPPGPRFALGWAALIHAVCTLALGFPALAGKFLVNPYSDQYIAGYPFREFARSHWHRFGEIPQWNPYLFGGMPFVDAMHGDTFYPTAALRILIGTDAGMTWGLLLHVFLAGLFTFVFLRAIGLSFFAAVVGGVAYQMGGNVAGLVSPGHDGKMFIAALLPLALYFVVRGVRDGRKASWGALAIVVGLAVLSPHPQLLQYMLLVTGAFALFLALGYGSDSTLARRDGVVRLGAALSSVAVGMVIGAIQFWPVKTYEPFSPRAGGKGWEHAVSYSLPPEETLNFMIPQFTGILDKYWGRNGIHFHSEYIGAAVLFLAGLALGAWTLRSHKRIVWFFLGAFVISLLWAMGGYTPFYSLVYALVPGTKYFRAPSTMLFVVSFCAAVLAAFGSERIVRLENRRRYAIGWIIAAVLIGVLGASGALTNVGVSIAGAERADYVMANDGALRVGALRSMLFILMAVGIAFVVSTRRVSRDLGGTLLILLVALDCASVLRQYWQFSEPAEITYASNPVIDYLKKQPGPYRVLSFQTAPSEGVHDPLLNYDGLMVHGIANVLGYHGNELGAYDRLAGKDDGFRQVANPNFWRLLNMRYVLTNSPDNIGIKELKQVAGPARDASGSELYLHEIPFETSYAWVTPAMAKADEASVMATVLDPRFDVRRATVFDNSAAVKVEPLTNLPEPLAIRATVKDYSPGRATIELDSPAPPGAALMVSENWYPGWTATVDGKTATIGKAAVSLMGIALPAGARKVQLQFTNPPYETGKSVTLMALAAALLMLAGGTLLDRRRASSV, from the coding sequence ATGACCCGTTCGCCCGACGTCGCAGCCCCCGTTGGACCACCACCGGCTGCGCCGCCCGGACCGCGCTTCGCGCTTGGCTGGGCCGCCCTCATCCACGCCGTCTGTACGCTGGCGTTAGGCTTCCCGGCCCTCGCCGGCAAGTTCCTGGTCAATCCGTATTCCGACCAGTACATCGCCGGCTATCCGTTCCGCGAGTTCGCCCGCAGCCACTGGCACCGCTTTGGCGAGATTCCGCAGTGGAATCCGTATCTCTTCGGCGGCATGCCATTCGTCGATGCGATGCACGGCGACACGTTCTATCCCACCGCGGCGCTGCGCATCCTCATCGGCACCGACGCCGGGATGACCTGGGGGCTGCTCCTCCACGTCTTCCTCGCCGGGCTCTTCACTTTCGTCTTTCTGCGCGCGATCGGGCTGTCGTTCTTCGCCGCCGTGGTGGGGGGCGTGGCCTACCAGATGGGGGGCAACGTCGCCGGGCTCGTCTCGCCCGGTCACGACGGCAAGATGTTCATCGCCGCGCTCCTCCCGCTCGCGCTGTATTTCGTGGTCCGTGGCGTTCGCGATGGCCGGAAGGCGTCGTGGGGAGCGCTGGCCATCGTCGTCGGTCTCGCCGTCCTGTCACCGCACCCGCAGCTGCTGCAGTACATGCTCCTCGTGACGGGAGCGTTCGCCCTCTTCCTCGCCCTCGGCTACGGGAGCGACTCGACCCTGGCGCGGCGCGATGGCGTCGTCCGCCTCGGCGCGGCGCTGAGCTCGGTCGCGGTGGGCATGGTCATCGGAGCGATCCAGTTCTGGCCAGTGAAGACGTACGAGCCCTTCTCGCCACGCGCGGGGGGGAAGGGGTGGGAGCACGCCGTCTCGTACTCACTCCCCCCGGAAGAGACGCTCAACTTCATGATCCCGCAGTTCACGGGGATCCTGGACAAGTACTGGGGACGGAACGGCATCCACTTCCATTCCGAGTACATCGGCGCCGCGGTCCTCTTTCTGGCTGGACTCGCGCTCGGCGCGTGGACCCTCCGATCGCACAAGCGCATCGTCTGGTTCTTCCTTGGCGCCTTCGTGATCTCGCTGCTGTGGGCCATGGGGGGCTACACCCCCTTCTACTCGCTGGTCTACGCCCTCGTCCCGGGAACCAAGTACTTCCGGGCCCCCAGCACGATGCTGTTCGTCGTTTCGTTCTGTGCGGCCGTCCTCGCCGCCTTCGGAAGCGAGCGTATCGTTCGACTCGAGAATCGGAGGCGCTACGCGATCGGCTGGATCATCGCGGCGGTTCTCATCGGCGTGCTCGGCGCGTCGGGCGCGCTCACCAACGTGGGGGTCTCGATTGCCGGGGCCGAGCGGGCGGACTACGTCATGGCGAACGACGGGGCACTGCGCGTCGGGGCGCTCCGGTCGATGCTGTTCATCCTCATGGCCGTCGGGATCGCGTTCGTCGTGAGCACCCGTCGTGTCTCGCGCGACCTCGGCGGGACGCTTCTGATTCTTCTCGTAGCCCTCGATTGCGCGAGCGTCCTGCGCCAATACTGGCAGTTCTCGGAGCCCGCGGAGATCACGTACGCGAGCAACCCCGTCATCGACTACCTCAAGAAGCAGCCAGGGCCGTACCGAGTCCTCTCGTTCCAGACCGCCCCATCCGAGGGCGTGCACGACCCGCTCTTGAACTACGACGGGTTGATGGTGCACGGCATCGCCAACGTGCTCGGCTATCACGGAAACGAGTTGGGCGCGTACGACCGGCTGGCGGGGAAAGACGACGGATTCCGTCAGGTCGCCAATCCCAACTTCTGGCGGCTCTTGAACATGCGCTACGTCCTTACCAACTCACCTGACAACATCGGGATCAAGGAGCTGAAGCAGGTCGCCGGCCCCGCCCGCGACGCGTCGGGGAGCGAGCTGTACCTGCACGAGATTCCTTTCGAGACGTCGTATGCGTGGGTGACGCCCGCGATGGCCAAGGCCGACGAGGCGTCGGTCATGGCGACGGTGCTCGACCCGCGATTCGACGTGCGGCGCGCCACCGTGTTCGACAACTCAGCGGCGGTGAAGGTAGAACCGCTGACCAACCTCCCGGAACCGCTGGCCATCCGGGCGACGGTGAAGGACTACTCGCCGGGGCGCGCCACTATCGAACTCGATAGTCCGGCCCCCCCGGGGGCGGCGCTCATGGTCTCCGAGAATTGGTATCCTGGGTGGACCGCCACCGTGGATGGCAAGACGGCCACCATCGGGAAGGCCGCCGTCTCGCTGATGGGGATCGCACTACCGGCCGGGGCACGGAAGGTCCAGCTCCAGTTCACCAACCCGCCGTACGAGACGGGGAAGTCGGTGACGCTCATGGCACTCGCCGCGGCGCTGCTCATGCTCGCAGGCGGCACACTCCTCGACCGAAGGAGAGCGAGCAGTGTCTGA
- a CDS encoding polyprenol monophosphomannose synthase: MAEKALVIVPTYNERENIIRLIDAVLAQDPRIEVLVVDDGSPDGTGALVDERAASDGRVHVVHRPRKMGLGTAYLAGFRWALERDYELVFEMDADFSHDPSHLPQFLDSARDADLVLGSRYREGKVTVVNWPMARLLLSYSANIYARIVTGLPLYDATGGFKCFHRKVLEAIDLSDVRSNGYAFQIEMSFRAWRKGFRIVEIPIVFVDRTEGESKMSKRIVREAIWMVWRLRWWAIIRRV, translated from the coding sequence CTGGCGGAGAAGGCACTGGTCATCGTCCCGACGTACAACGAGCGGGAGAACATCATTCGCCTGATCGACGCGGTCCTCGCACAGGATCCGCGCATCGAGGTGCTGGTCGTTGACGACGGTTCGCCCGACGGGACGGGGGCGCTGGTCGACGAGCGCGCGGCGTCCGACGGTCGCGTGCATGTCGTGCATCGCCCCCGAAAGATGGGGCTCGGCACCGCCTACCTCGCCGGCTTTCGCTGGGCCCTCGAGCGCGACTACGAGCTGGTGTTCGAGATGGACGCCGACTTCTCGCACGATCCGTCGCATCTCCCGCAGTTCCTGGACAGCGCTCGCGACGCGGATCTGGTGCTGGGCTCGAGGTATCGCGAAGGGAAGGTCACGGTCGTGAACTGGCCGATGGCGCGGCTGCTGTTGAGCTACAGCGCGAACATCTATGCGCGAATCGTGACCGGGCTGCCCTTGTACGACGCCACGGGCGGATTCAAGTGCTTCCATAGGAAAGTACTTGAGGCGATCGACCTAAGTGATGTTAGATCAAACGGATACGCGTTCCAGATTGAGATGAGCTTTCGGGCGTGGCGCAAAGGGTTCCGTATAGTGGAGATCCCGATCGTCTTCGTCGATCGTACCGAGGGCGAGAGCAAGATGTCCAAGCGGATCGTTCGGGAAGCCATCTGGATGGTCTGGCGGCTGCGCTGGTGGGCGATCATTCGGAGGGTGTAG
- the dapF gene encoding diaminopimelate epimerase, translating to MVGREFWKMSGSGNDFVFFNAMHVAAGDLATPARIGQLCERRTGIGADGVVFLEPHDVHAFSMRYFNRDGSLAEMCGNAALCSTRLARELGIVEQGEFTFQTVSGPVTGRFQDGTPQIDMVPVTQLAATFETPRLPGEQRIGFARVGVPHLVVLVPDVELVDVYHRGSELRHLASLRDGANANFVSKSVDGRWSIRTYERGVEEETLACGTGSVASAALLTAWGLERGRVVLTTRSGCDLIASVAHEPEQGTPMLAGEGRIVFSGHLGEL from the coding sequence ATGGTGGGTCGCGAGTTCTGGAAGATGAGCGGGTCGGGCAACGACTTCGTCTTCTTCAACGCCATGCACGTGGCCGCAGGCGACCTCGCGACTCCGGCACGCATCGGACAGCTCTGTGAGCGCCGGACCGGAATCGGCGCAGATGGCGTCGTCTTCCTCGAACCGCACGACGTGCACGCCTTCTCGATGCGCTACTTCAATCGGGACGGATCGCTCGCCGAGATGTGCGGGAATGCCGCGCTGTGCAGCACTCGGCTGGCGCGCGAACTCGGAATCGTCGAGCAGGGCGAGTTCACCTTCCAGACGGTCTCCGGGCCGGTCACCGGGCGCTTCCAGGATGGGACGCCACAGATCGACATGGTCCCGGTAACCCAGCTCGCGGCGACGTTCGAGACGCCGCGCCTTCCGGGTGAGCAGCGCATCGGCTTCGCCCGGGTCGGCGTACCGCACCTCGTCGTCCTCGTTCCGGACGTTGAGCTGGTCGACGTGTATCACCGCGGAAGTGAGCTGCGCCACCTCGCATCGCTCCGCGACGGCGCCAACGCGAACTTCGTGTCGAAAAGCGTCGATGGGCGCTGGTCGATCCGCACGTATGAACGCGGCGTCGAGGAAGAGACGCTGGCCTGCGGCACCGGCTCCGTCGCCTCAGCGGCGCTGCTGACGGCCTGGGGGCTCGAGCGCGGTCGCGTCGTCCTCACGACCAGGTCAGGCTGCGACCTGATTGCCTCGGTCGCGCACGAGCCGGAGCAGGGAACGCCGATGCTCGCTGGCGAAGGACGTATCGTCTTCAGCGGACACTTGGGCGAACTCTGA
- a CDS encoding tetratricopeptide repeat protein: MTKTGEAARPQLDDSAESLMDWLQAHGRQVGIGAIVVAAIVAGTWVFSRSNATKAAGASRALGDAQRSVASGNLPLAAADLQKLVQRYGSTPAGTQARLLLAQVNFQQGKVAEGLKILDEIGSAGALQPSLHALRAGGLEQSGKPAEAAAEYLKASEASKLPSERETYKADAARSFALAGKKEDALKLWQSMADDQSSPLNGEARLRVGELGASVAAR; encoded by the coding sequence ATGACCAAAACAGGTGAAGCGGCTCGGCCGCAGCTCGACGATTCGGCGGAGTCCCTGATGGATTGGCTGCAAGCGCATGGGCGCCAGGTCGGCATTGGCGCCATCGTGGTGGCGGCGATCGTTGCGGGCACTTGGGTCTTCTCGCGCTCCAACGCGACGAAGGCCGCGGGCGCATCTCGTGCGTTGGGTGACGCACAGCGCAGCGTGGCGTCTGGCAACCTTCCGCTTGCAGCGGCCGACCTCCAGAAGCTCGTACAGCGCTACGGCTCGACGCCGGCGGGAACGCAGGCGCGCCTGCTCCTGGCGCAGGTGAACTTCCAGCAGGGCAAGGTCGCCGAAGGGCTCAAGATCCTCGACGAGATCGGTTCGGCGGGAGCGCTGCAGCCGTCGCTCCACGCGTTGCGCGCGGGCGGACTGGAACAGTCCGGCAAGCCTGCCGAGGCGGCGGCCGAGTACTTGAAGGCGTCGGAAGCGTCCAAGCTCCCGTCCGAACGCGAGACCTACAAGGCAGACGCCGCCCGGTCATTCGCCTTGGCGGGCAAGAAGGAGGACGCGTTGAAGCTCTGGCAGTCGATGGCCGACGATCAATCGTCGCCGCTCAACGGTGAGGCGCGTCTCCGCGTCGGCGAACTCGGCGCATCCGTCGCGGCGCGCTAG
- a CDS encoding AP2 domain-containing protein yields MIRRKGISRIDQPEKHNHGWLVQVTFEGKTHRKWFSDNKHGGKKKAFAQAVVWRDKTEKALGKPQTGRVVVRSRRNKYGVTGVQWDKRHQAFIVSINPEPGKQKRFYVPAKGRKKAEALEEAKKLRLKLEKEIYAKRGA; encoded by the coding sequence ATGATTAGGCGCAAAGGCATTTCACGAATCGACCAGCCGGAGAAGCACAACCACGGCTGGCTTGTTCAGGTCACTTTCGAAGGCAAAACCCACCGGAAGTGGTTCTCGGACAACAAGCATGGTGGCAAGAAGAAGGCGTTCGCGCAGGCCGTGGTCTGGCGCGACAAGACCGAGAAGGCGCTGGGCAAGCCGCAGACGGGTCGGGTGGTGGTGCGTTCCCGCCGAAACAAGTACGGCGTGACGGGTGTGCAGTGGGACAAGCGGCATCAGGCATTCATCGTCTCCATCAATCCTGAGCCCGGCAAGCAGAAGCGCTTCTACGTCCCTGCCAAGGGTCGCAAGAAGGCCGAGGCGCTGGAAGAGGCGAAGAAGCTCCGCCTCAAGCTGGAGAAGGAGATCTACGCGAAGCGCGGCGCCTAA